The window aaattaaaaatttctcCCATAAACATGGCTGCCAATTTCCCCTAGATAATGGCTATTAACTAATATTTTTCCACAGTTGCTCTGCACTTGTCTCTTGCCTGGCACGGTCACAAAAAACTTGACAGCATCCCGATGTCCATGGAAACATAGCTGGGCGTGAGCCATGGAGCAGTATGGCACAAAGCTGCCTGGCACGGCGCAGTCTGTCACAGAGCTGTCATCACCGTAGACCCGTACAGCACCGCCGGGGCGATTTGGCACTGTTCCTGCTGTTCTGTTAGCTAAAGAATACAGTAAAATGTGCATATTATCTGCCTACTTTTATGTGCTGTCTGATAAAGTGCTTATACAAAACATACAACATCACCGAAAGCAAGTCTGTAGAAGCATAGTTAAGAAGGGAATTCACACATTCTCACAGGTCATTCCAAAGTCGAAGGACTCTGATGGCAAAAGCACAATCACCGTTGGGTTTAACCCTCAACAGCTGGAAGGGCCACACCTGAGAATCTAAGGGTCATATAGTGGGTCAGCATTTCCGCTATGTAGCTTGGGGCCAGTCCCAGATGTGCTTTAAAGGGTGATAAGCAAAATCATAAAATCAGTCCTAAACATACAGGGAGCCAACAGATGGAAGCTATGATTATCTGCTAAAACCAGGAATAGCAGTTACGACCTGGTCTGAAAGCTGGTCTCTGACACAGGGAGCAGAACTGTATGTGGATCAAGTCAGTCAGAGAGCAGAGGAACCTGTTTGTGCTAAATTTTGGAAGCATAAATAAAGATGAaacctggaggaaaaaaaaaaaaaaagctttattctCTGACTTAAAGTAAAGCCTGTACAGACAGAGCTAGAGGCTAAAAAGGACATAAGCATCAAACACATATGTACAATCCCTGACTATAAACACAGAGAACTGCACGGCCTATAGATAAAGAGTGATATACAATAAAGAAAATGGTGACAGGAAAGGAAAACGCAGCTAcaaagttttaatattttaagtgAGCAGCACTCCTCAATCTCCACTGAGAGCCGAGCTTTGAAGTATAAACCCATCAAACTGCGCTATGTGAGCCGCATGGTGACTGAGAGACTTGTATCCATGGCAATGCCACTGTCTTTTATTCTACAGCAGCATCTGAGATGTAATAATTATTGCACTGTCTGAAAGTACTTTAAGAGAAATCTAGGACACAGATACACAGTGAGAAGAGACTCTGAGGATTTATGGATTTAAAGGGAGAAGGCAATGCTGCACAACGATGGTCCCTGAGGCACCTCAGAGTAGCCATCTGGGAGATGAGTTGAAatatgaaagaagaagaaaagaagacgGTGGAGGCAGCGGTGAGGGATTCAATATTATAAACACGCCATGTGTTTTCACAACTAATAGCACATTTCTTTTCAGCCATATGCCAAATATGAATGCAAAGCTAAAAATGGTAAAACTAATGTTCTGCAATGCAAATCAAGTATAAAAGCTCACTGTACTTCACTATTCCTGATGCAGTAACGTGTTCCCGAAGAGTAGCGAGAGAGTCCCTGCGGTCTGTTTCAGAAATCTAAACCTTTCTGAACTTTTAAGTAAATACACATTGCTAAAAGAATATTTTATCGATGCACTGCCTCATGCAACAAAAGTGGAAATTTTGGAGTAAACATGAAACGGATCGTTGAGGTTGTGCTGTACCTTCAGAGAGCGGGATGGAGATGATGACGCCGTTTCCTGTACCCACCCACAGTCGGTTGCAGGACACCACGAGAGCTGTGATTCTCACAAACGAGAAGCCCAATTTACCTGtacctgcaacacacacacagcagacgtTTGACTCTATCCACGTGTAAAAGAGCTGTCACCTTAGATGGTTTTCATACAGCAACACTGTCCAGTGATTATTTCCCATAAAAAACTGAGCATAAAACCTGTAGTCGGATAAAAAGGCGACTAACTGGTAAAGCAGCGAACAGTTTGTATACCCAGCATCTTGCTGACATAGGGCTCGATGTCCACATCCTGGAGGTGCTGGTAGGTGTGGGCGTGAAACAAGCGCAGGGTTGAATCCAGTCGAATGGACACCCAGATGCCATCTCCAACCCAGGCCAGCTGCCGTACCTGACTCTCCTTCCGAGGATGAGCGTCAAATGATTTCTGCTCAGGCATGACAGATTGTGATTGTGTAATGTTAGAATTAAATTGGAGTGATGATTTGGCGGTCCCCATAACAACAATAAGGTTTAGTTGGTTATACTTGACTGGAACAGAAAACGAACTTGATTTTTTATTAACTTTCACGTCAGCTTTACCTCTATTCTCATGGCCTTCGGCTGGATGACGTAGATTTTATTTCTGTAGCCGCACCAAACCTTGTCGTGGACTACGCTCATACAGCGGATGGAGTGGTGGGGCCGGCCCAGATCAAGCAGATGGTAGTTGGTTAGATCCCACTGGCCGTCTGCTTGGGAGAAACAAAAAGACTTTGGTGCTTTGTGGCATAAATTTagcaatggctcagtcacactagagtgcAAACAGGACAGCAACCTCCTGGCAGCTTCTTGGTTGTCCGGTGATTGGAGACCGACTTTCAATCATAAAGTGATTGCACAGGGGGAAGTCAAcatgtctccaaacaatcatgATCCGACtgagactgactgcaatcactctcagacaagATGGTGAAAGTCTGCATATAACTACGGTCTAATTTATAAGTGCAGGCAAACTGGAATCAATCTGAGGCTGCACCGATGAGCACAATTTGTCTGTACTGAGCCTCTTTTCAACAGGAGACTAGGCTCAGCTGGCTGTATTCCTATATAAAATCAAGGTTGCCAAGCACCTGTGTCACGTTGCAATTAAACTGCCGTCTTGCCACGTCACTATTCATGGAGAAATTTCTGTATCAGATCTGTGCGGTTCTGGCTGGACCCTGAATTTCAGTGTACATAGATTATACAGACTGGTGACTGTTGCCGATTTATCAGTTAACCTCCGTATTATTACAATCAGACTGCACAGAATTGCCCCCGTTATCAGACTGACTATCTTACTGACATAAATCAccatcttgatgcaccaaagtcactttgaggATGGTGACTGACTGCGAGTGTTCGCAGGCCTGGTCCCCGTCTTTGAAGTGACCATTTCAATGGCAACGAGACTGAAAGATTGCAAAATGTTTGGTTGTTCTGCattctccaaccactgttttccttaGTGTCCCTGTAGCGTAACAGAGGTTTTGGGATAAAATAGCTCTGACATGAACGATgatggaaaaatattaaactgttTCTTCTGATTTGACtttatattaaataatttaaaataaccaCGACTGAGTGATGCATGTAGATCATAaccaaaaactgaatgaaatacaaaaatcttaCATTCAATTTGTATAAAATGCACAAATTACAGACTTACCAATGCCTCTGTGGAAAATTGCTAATGTCCCATCAGCCAATGCTACCATGACTCTCCCTTTAACATGCCTGCAACAGGTTATGAAGAcacttttttatataaatttctTAGTCTATTTCTAATGTTCAGTTGTTATGTGTGTGCAAGtccttaaataaacacacaaccaACTTTTTTACTCACACTATGCTGAGGATTGAGTCTTTCAGTTTGATGGCATGGAGACATTTCCTCCATCGGGCCACAGATGAGTGGACGTACAGACTTGTAAAGAAATAAAGGTTGAGCAGAGTCAAACGCTGGCCTTTCAACTAAAGTAACTGTGTTATGAAACTTTGGCAAATGATGAAATAATATGACAGAAACATAGCCACTGGCTTGAGttgataaataattaaataaacaccAAAATCAGAGTAATGATCAAAAGAAAATTTGCTCCACGAAGTTATACCATCATTTAATCTTTTTAGTTATGCGtcactccattttttttcccctgaactAATAGCTCCCTCTAGTGGCTGCTGCCTCGCTCACCATCCGTTTTGAGCTCCAAGCCACATGGTTGGAAGTGCACTGCTCATCCTCAGGACCTCCCCCTCTGACGGGTCTGAGTCTTCTGCGAGAGAAGTCACCCCATCCAGACCGGAGCCCCTGAATAAAGGAAGGCAGCCATTCAAATGCGTCCCTCATAAAAAGCACTTGTGACGTGTAAACTTGTATCAGTGTCACCAGGGATGTTCTTATGGTTTCCTCTATAAGTTAAATATCCTGCTGTTTTTAGTTTGCACTGCAAAAAGTTTTAAGGTATTAAAATTCATATCCAGACACAATTCTTCTCAGGTTAATACATGTCAGGATTGGAGGGTGTGTTTGCAAATCTGAAttgataaaaaaatgttttaattcgACATTGTGAAATTTTTGCACATCTGAAAATTTACTGAAGCATCTAACAATTTTACAAACATTCATTCTCACCTCTGTGATTCAGCAACAGAGTCAGTGGGTTCCACCCCAAGTGGGTCAGTGAACACATGCTCTGTGTAGATTCCTGGCTGGTTTTGATCAGCCCCCTGatcttcctctccttcttcGCCCACACCAGCATTAGCTTCTGTTGCTTCTGTTGCCTCTTCTGCTGTAGGAACCCCATCTTCTGCTGGACTGGTCTCCCTGGACAGCTCCACTGCAGGAGCTGTGGCTCACAGGGTCAAAAGGAGGTTTTTCAGCACAGCTGTCAAATAGCACATGCTGTATATGTAAGCATTTTTTCCAGCAGAAAACTACCTGAGCCTGTGGTGGCGCTGTGCTCAGTCGGCTGGTCGGCGAAACCTGCACTTGCTGTCTGGGGGATGGCGGTAGTGCCCTCAGCTGCCATGGCACCATCGCTACCTGCTGAGCCTACACTGGCCACACTGCCAGCCAATGACGCTGCATCACTTTGGCTGGCCTCCAGGTCTTGAGGTACGGCTTCACCTGCTGGATAATCGGTttccaacacacctgaaaaaaacaacacaaatcacACTGTAGGAAAAATTATCATCACCCAAACAAACATAATGTGACTGCTCGACCTACCTGGCACACTGGCGATGCAGACAACATGAGTGTTGCAGGCGTAAAAGCTGTCAAGCAGGTCAGAGGGCTGAGTGGCATCCAGCACCATAACCTTGGTGGAGGAGTGGGTGCTAGTGCACACCCACACACGACTGGACATCTCGTCCTGAACGATCagctccttctctttctctcctttttcccGATCCTTACAGCAAGAAAATAAATCAGCAAATTGTCTCAAAGCGTAAAATATGAAGAACTTTCTGAACTCACCGCCACCTCCAGAGAGCTTGTTCCTTAAACTACTCACCTTACtctcctgctccagctgatCCAGGCTACTCTGAGAACCCTTCGTCTGCTTAAAAAGCTCTGATGAGGAAAATGGCCGACCCCCAGACAGGTTAACCCCCGCAGCACACCACAgctgggagacagagagagcatgTTAGAAATTTTAAGAAGGgcacaaaaatataataataataataatatcctgCATGTATGTTAGGCACTGTCTAGTTATTCTTTTATGCACCTTCATAGAAGCATCTTTCTGGTCCAGAGGTTTCAAGTAAACCGGTACAGGTAGGTTCATTTTGATTTCCACTTGTCCACCATTCGCTACCTGTGAGGATGTAACCACCAAATTGTAACTGAAGTGTTGTAGGAGAATTTGAAAACCATTAGTTTTAAAGTCTAAATGATATTTTCTCACATGAATATGAACACAGGACTGgtacagacacagaaacaaaggGTACACCTTATTATGTTGTAGAATGTGATTTTAATGAGTAAAATTGTACATATTGCCCTCAATGACTCTTGAAACCCTCAGTACTTTGTGTGTCTCCTCATCTAGTAGAATGgccatttaaataaatgactgcTTCCAAAGTCAGGTTAACTAAgcaaaataaagatgaaaagtATCGCTCACGTCGCTGACCTAATGAAAAGCAATATTTTCATTTCCCACCTTGTATTTGCCGGGCAGGCTCCAGCCATGCGCTGTGACTCGTCCATCCTCCTTCTGCATGTGAGCCTTGACCTGCCTGTACTGCgttctcttctgctctttacGTGATGGCGAACTGCACTGTTCCTTACTAAAGGAAGAACCAAGAAAGGCAAAGCCATCAGCTGACAGAAACATTTTATACACACGCACATTAGTAAAGGCTATTTTCATGTCCAACTTGTTAAAATACACAGAACTCTCAGCCACATGTCTTCATTACTTACTCTTCATTGAGGAAGTCAAATGTCTTAGACTTCTCTGTGGGGAACTGGGAGAAGGTGCTGCTCCTCTTCACCGTGCCGCCCGGGCTGCTGTACTTCGTATTAGGCTGGGACTCAAACTTTATGGCAGGGGCACTGGAGGAGGAGCTAAACAGTCTGCTGAAGCTGCATGTGGCGAAGTTACAGAAAGCCAAGAGGAAAACAGAGCCAACAGGAGTGCAGGGAAAAAGCAAGGCAGGGGTGTCACCAACAAACCAGATAGTCAAGGAACTACCACCAACATTTACTGTACAGTGACATAAAGCATGCTGGGAGTCATAATAAAGCTAAGCACTCCCCTATTATATGTAATTAAAACTGGAAACATAACAGTAACTTCAACTAATATACAcgcaccagccactttgttaggtacgcCTGTTCGttaacgcaaatatctaatcagccaatcacacggcagcaacAGCAAAGGTAACGTGTTGAAGTTCAaacagagcatcagaatgaggaggaaaggtgatttaagtgactttgaatgtgacatggttgttggtgctagGGTATTTCACATCTACCAGAATTTtcctctagggtttacagagaatggcctgaaaatgagaaaatatccagtgagctgcagttctctgggtgaaaatgccttgtttatATCAGAGGTCAGAAAATGGCCACACTCAAAATGATGGGAAagcaacagtaattcaaataaccacttgtcaCAACCAAGTTATGCAAAacagcatctctgaacgcacaGCATGTTGTACCTTTAAGCAGATGGACTGCAGCAGGAGAAGACTATGCTGGATGCCATTcctgtcagccaagaacaggaaactgaggctacaatttacaGGGGCTCATCAAAATTCGGCAAGGttggaaaaaatgttgccttGCCAGACGAGTCTCGAGTTTTGCTGCTGTATTCAGATGGTAGGCTCAggatttggtgtaaacaacacaaaagcagaGATCAATCCTGCCTTATATAAACAAtttaggctgctggtggtggtgtaatggggTGGGGGACATTTTCTTAGCACACTCTGGGCACCTTTGTACCAGCTGACCACCTGaggattgttgctgaccatgtctatcCATTTATGACTTCCCAGcagccatcttctgatggctgcttccaggatAACGCTCCATATAACAAAGctcaactgtgtgatgctacatcagtatgaaccaaaatctccaaggaatgtttccaacaccttCATGAACCTGTGCTACAAAAAAATACGgtgttctgaaggcaaaaggggtccaactCAAGACTAgaaaagtgtacctaataaagtgactgatGACTGTATAAATTATGCAAAATTAACCATTTACAATATGTGAAGCAAAGTTTGATATATGCTTAAAGTCCAGTTTATTATTGCAGAATGAtatcctgctgcttcttctgtagtcaaatatagaagaaaATTTTCCATGAATGTTAAAATTCAAAACCcaagaaaaggaaaactgaTGTGTCCTCAGTGGCTGGAAGTCAATTTCTCCGAATGGCTGCGCTGAAACTGCTACAGAGGCAAGCTTATTACTAAATTACTAAAGCCATTAAAATTCCTTAATAACAGAAATTAAACCTACTCCACTGCGTGTGCAGTCTGACTTAATAGACATAAGCAACACAACATGTACATATATTTGCACATGTAGTTTCCCTTTGCTCCCTATGAGCAGACAGAGTAAGGAAAACATCAAAaggcacacagcaggcaggAGACAGGAAAGCCTGGGGGCAAAAGGAGAGCAACATCTGAGCAGTTTGTGATAACAACAACTGATGTACTGCACTGAGAGCACAGATCATGGATAAAGacacatcaaagttggatcctTTCAGAATGGAGGAGCAGTTCTGTGTtaaatgggggggtgggggggggcaagaGAGAGGTTTAGTGGGGAGAAGGTCTATCAAATCGTCTTTACCTAATGCTGCCAATTCAATGGCACATCCCGGAAAAGATATGGAAAAAGATTTTGAATATTTGAATGACAGAAATGTCAGGATTCAACTTAGAAGGCAATGTGGCAGCCCTATCAaagctaaaagacaaaaaaaattaaaaaataatgcagtaaATCGGAGAAGACTCACAACTGCCAGatgctggatttctttttttctgcaatAGTTGGATTTTCTCTTGAAGCCCTAAAAAAAAGATATCATgtgtttagaagaaaaaaaaaaaacaccaaagctTTTTGCATTTAAAGCAGAACTCTGCCAGAGTCCTTAATTTATATGTCAATATCACATCCATTTGTTTAGTTGTGCAACACAAAGAAGTTATTAGAAGTTAGAACCAACAATAACTTTAATTCTAACAAAACATTAGATGCACTTTTCTCCATTCAACCACCACTTATTGGTTCTTCACCTGATCATCTCAGTCCACCGCACAGCTTCCTGCAGCTCCATAAGTCGCTCTTTGTACTGGTTCCTCTCCATCAGCACTCGGGCCATCTCCACTCTGGTGAAGCGCTTCTTCTGAGCCGTAGGTAAATCGCTCTGTAGCAGCACACAATTAAACCCAAACATGACCACACAGAAATACACTAGTTCTTCAGGAATGAGCCACACAACAGATGGAAACCGGGGAAAACTGTGGCAAAGACTAACCTCTTCTTCTTcgtttgctttctgttttgcttcctccacctccactcGTACTCTGGAAAATATTATTTGTTACACACGTGTGTAGGAAACTGGGTATAGTCCATGGCAGTAATAATCCAGTAAGTTTCTTATTGTGGCATCATAAGTCACAGTGTAATAAAATATGCACAGAAAGCAAATAATATGACATACAGCGGTATTTGCTGTCACTCTACATGAAATCAACAACTGCACATGCAGAAATAAGTGATCACCACAGGAAGCAAACACTACACGAGCAAGTTTCTGCTCGACAAATGTGCACGGCATACACAATCCTGTAGGTAACTGTGCTCACAAAGTGATCAGATGTTTGACAGTTGACCATTGATTATTGGATACTTCCAGTGCACAGATTCACTGGGAGATACCATTCAGCACTCACCACTCTGCAGAAACTCTACGTATGTGGTAACTGCTTTATGAACGTGGCTGCTTATCTCCAATAGCACGATAGTAACGTATGTGAGCAAGGACTTTGCAACTTTGCAACTGCCAATGAATTACCTGCAACAGTGTGCTTCACTGCGCTTGTGACTTATGACAGAAATGAAAGGCCACAGATTCCTCCTGTAGCTCTTACTTTTTGagttcctcctccagctctttgtTCTTTTCCTCTATCTTGCTTTTGGCCTGACGCAAAGCTTCAAGCTCTCCCTGCAACATTTCCTTTTCACACGTCAATTCATCAACCTTCAGTATCAAGTCTTTATTCACCACATTCAAGGCATTCCTGGAAAGACAGACAGCAAAAagatttttgcatgttttctgattattttttttaatctgttttcaaGACAAAGGGCAGCTTAAACAAAGGAACAGGTGCAATGATTCTGAAACTGAGACCAAAATGGTGAATTTCAAATGTCGATAACATTGTGTTACATGTCCTGATACCAATCATGATAAGGCGTTCATagttttggtaaaaaaaaaacaaaaaacaaaacaaaacaaaaaaaaaaacttaaagcaAAAAACTGTAacttaaagttacagtgtgtaaaatttcaCTCCAAGATCCTGAAAATCCTGTTTTCTTACCCttcccaattcaagtgcataatcacAACTATGGTggctgctgtaggacaaacatgtCAGCCAagagaaagcaaaaacattGACTCTAGACTGATCCCCATAACTGCTGCAGCCGGCCAGcgtgtttctactactgtttgtgtgaaaaaaaaacatttttgcacacactttattttaacatatttgaataatatcaacacttagccagggctttcaaattgttttggagtagctgGAGGGCATGTCAAAGTACCAGGCACCTTATGACCGAGACCaaagccatgacggcagcagacgatatgaatagtcacatggcagtcgtgaattaatcaaatggctcagattgaatgAACATAAATATTGTCACGTGCATCCACATGGCGCTGGATATGGAGAAGGTGGACGgcgcaaaattttttttttaggaaaattaaaaagtagacggcgcagagcagtggagtaggtggaaaacgcgcctgccgccggcataatttgaaagccctgcttAGCAATaagtcattaaattaaaaaaaaaaaatgggtgtgtgtgtgtaaatagtATCATGAGTCTGAAGGAGTAGACACaacttctcctctcctctgtatGTGGCTGGTTTATAGCCACATACGGTACATAAAACGCGATGAGGCGAAACAACGTCAATCTCAGCCACTGTATTCAACAtggcggcttccacaaaccGGTGCCTACTCCTATGTATTTTTGATGGATTAGCTCTATGTTTATGAGAACGCATCAGcttgttggaagatgtaattacacactaatggTTGTATATTtatgaatacaattttttttctattaaatgacCTCAGAAAATGACTGACTATAcctttaatcatttattttctttctttcctttcccattaaacaaaaaaagactaaaaaaaccaaaatgaacCAAACTGTAGATTTAGAGAGAGTCATTACACCCTTTCAAAGGATGAAGAAATGGCTTTCAAATACTACTTACTTTGTCTCAAGCAGTTGTGAATTCTCCTGAATTAGATTTTCAACTTCCCGGCCCATACCTGAACAGAATGAAAGGTCAACATTAGAATTTTAtcacataataaaactgaactgaaaacaaactggATCTGTGACTACTTTAACACTACACATAAAGAAGTATGCTATTCACACTAAGAATAAATCCAACCAGGCACAACGTGGGATGTGAAATATCTCCTAGTGAGATATTTGTTACTGTAAGTTTCACAGCACATGAAACTACCACAACGCACAAACCCACAGCACAACATGTCACATGACGGACAGGAGAAGAATGGACAGAGTGGGTGTGGTCTTACCAATCAAACTAAGGTCTGAGAATACCATGCAATCCAAGCCAGGCGGAAAAAGAAtaaggcagagagagagcgtgagagagagagagaaatgcgGATATAGTTTGAGACAGTGAAATGACCAAAATGATGAAGGAGCCAGAGCTAGATATGTAGCTGCTGACTCCACAAGCAAAAAGGAAGAGACGCTGCCAAATCTCTACAGATAATTACATTTGACATTTGCAGCAGcaagagccaaaaaaaatattttaagctgTAAAAAGATCAATTAGGCCAAAAACGGAACATCATTCATGCACCAAAATCTTGTTGAAATAGTAGGAGATGAAAAACTTTACATTGAACCTAATGTGAGCTTAATGTAGGCTAATATAAGACACAATGAAGAAGTTATAGCAATGGTGGAAAGGGAAGAAAATGAGTAATGGGTAGAGGTCAAAAGGACATGACAGAAAAATGTTAAGCTAAGGAAAGGTTGGAGGTCATACACACCAGAGTACTCCACTGGGATTATGGACAAAAGCCAGAAAATGAGACacgggagagagagaggtgatgtTAACATGGCTGGATGGCTAACACATTGTACAACAGCTGGACCAAAGCAAGCAGTGTAGCATCGCAGCAAACAGCAGGTGTTACAATGAATTTAAAGACAGTACTAAAAGGTAGAACAACAGCTGGTAGCAACACAATGGAAGTGGAGCTTCAGTAAATCACCTTTACAACCTTttagaaacaaaaaagcagtGATTACAGAGAAATATTGGAGTTATTCAGCATGTAATTACCTCACTTTTAACTGATACAGCAACACAATTATTTCACTTCTGGCTTTTGAGATTTCAG is drawn from Archocentrus centrarchus isolate MPI-CPG fArcCen1 chromosome 8, fArcCen1, whole genome shotgun sequence and contains these coding sequences:
- the spag9a gene encoding sperm associated antigen 9a isoform X9 yields the protein MELEDGVVYQDDPGTSAMMSERVSGLANSIYREFERLIGKYDEDVVKELMPLVVAVLENLDSVFAENQEHEVELELLKEDNEQLITQYEREKALRKHAEEKFIEFEDTHEQDKKDLQNHVDRMESHSRQLELKIKNYADQIGRLEERELELKKEYNSLHQRHTEMIHNYMEHVERIKMQQISDTSESSAVGRVRRERPLSLGIFPSSGGASLLIPDPQARAETLSTESWRFTDSSQPRSNTSLKDELSDFTGSKSATPMSTTASDLEREDGTSKSTEVQAAPGTRSISVGLPENEDSSDVKDIIESTPELDMDLIGYKPCSTPTKGIENMAFDRNTDSLFEELSSAGTGLIGDVDEGADLLGMGREVENLIQENSQLLETKNALNVVNKDLILKVDELTCEKEMLQGELEALRQAKSKIEEKNKELEEELKKVRVEVEEAKQKANEEEESDLPTAQKKRFTRVEMARVLMERNQYKERLMELQEAVRWTEMIRASRENPTIAEKKKSSIWQFFSRLFSSSSSAPAIKFESQPNTKYSSPGGTVKRSSTFSQFPTEKSKTFDFLNEDKEQCSSPSRKEQKRTQYRQVKAHMQKEDGRVTAHGWSLPGKYKVANGGQVEIKMNLPVPVYLKPLDQKDASMKLWCAAGVNLSGGRPFSSSELFKQTKGSQSSLDQLEQESKDREKGEKEKELIVQDEMSSRVWVCTSTHSSTKVMVLDATQPSDLLDSFYACNTHVVCIASVPGVLETDYPAGEAVPQDLEASQSDAASLAGSVASVGSAGSDGAMAAEGTTAIPQTASAGFADQPTEHSATTGSAPAVELSRETSPAEDGVPTAEEATEATEANAGVGEEGEEDQGADQNQPGIYTEHVFTDPLGVEPTDSVAESQRGSGLDGVTSLAEDSDPSEGEVLRMSSALPTMWLGAQNGCLYVHSSVARWRKCLHAIKLKDSILSIVHVKGRVMVALADGTLAIFHRGIDGQWDLTNYHLLDLGRPHHSIRCMSVVHDKVWCGYRNKIYVIQPKAMRIEKSFDAHPRKESQVRQLAWVGDGIWVSIRLDSTLRLFHAHTYQHLQDVDIEPYVSKMLGTGKLGFSFVRITALVVSCNRLWVGTGNGVIISIPLSEANRTAGTVPNRPGGAVRVYGDDSSVTDCAVPGSFVPYCSMAHAQLCFHGHRDAVKFFVTVPGQAMPPPGSADSGSDDPPSESSDTAASEPKTYLVMSGGEGYIDFRMGDEVGELDGLSETTSSPQSAPTKNERSHLIVWQVTTSHD
- the spag9a gene encoding sperm associated antigen 9a isoform X6 encodes the protein MELEDGVVYQDDPGTSAMMSERVSGLANSIYREFERLIGKYDEDVVKELMPLVVAVLENLDSVFAENQEHEVELELLKEDNEQLITQYEREKALRKHAEEKFIEFEDTHEQDKKDLQNHVDRMESHSRQLELKIKNYADQIGRLEERELELKKEYNSLHQRHTEMIHNYMEHVERIKMQQISDTSESSAVGRVRRERPLSLGIFPSSGGASLLIPDPQARAETLSTESWRFTDSSQPRSNTSLKDELSDFTGSKSATPMSTTASDLEREDGTSKSTEVQAAPGTRSISVGLPENEDSSDVKDIIESTPELDMDLIGYKPCSTPTKGIENMAFDRNTDSLFEELSSAGTGLIGDVDEGADLLGMGREVENLIQENSQLLETKNALNVVNKDLILKVDELTCEKEMLQGELEALRQAKSKIEEKNKELEEELKKVRVEVEEAKQKANEEEESDLPTAQKKRFTRVEMARVLMERNQYKERLMELQEAVRWTEMIRASRENPTIAEKKKSSIWQFFSRLFSSSSSAPAIKFESQPNTKYSSPGGTVKRSSTFSQFPTEKSKTFDFLNEDKEQCSSPSRKEQKRTQYRQVKAHMQKEDGRVTAHGWSLPGKYKVANGGQVEIKMNLPVPVYLKPLDQKDASMKLWCAAGVNLSGGRPFSSSELFKQTKGSQSSLDQLEQESKDREKGEKEKELIVQDEMSSRVWVCTSTHSSTKVMVLDATQPSDLLDSFYACNTHVVCIASVPGVLETDYPAGEAVPQDLEASQSDAASLAGSVASVGSAGSDGAMAAEGTTAIPQTASAGFADQPTEHSATTGSAPAVELSRETSPAEDGVPTAEEATEATEANAGVGEEGEEDQGADQNQPGIYTEHVFTDPLGVEPTDSVAESQRGSGLDGVTSLAEDSDPSEGEVLRMSSALPTMWLGAQNGCLYVHSSVARWRKCLHAIKLKDSILSIVHVKGRVMVALADGTLAIFHRGIADGQWDLTNYHLLDLGRPHHSIRCMSVVHDKVWCGYRNKIYVIQPKAMRIEKSFDAHPRKESQVRQLAWVGDGIWVSIRLDSTLRLFHAHTYQHLQDVDIEPYVSKMLGIQTVRCFTSTGKLGFSFVRITALVVSCNRLWVGTGNGVIISIPLSEANRTAGTVPNRPGGAVRVYGDDSSVTDCAVPGSFVPYCSMAHAQLCFHGHRDAVKFFVTVPGQAMPPPGSADSGSDDPPSESSDTAASEPKTYLVMSGGEGYIDFRMGDEVGELDGLSETTSSPQSAPTKNERSHLIVWQVTTSHD